A genome region from Labrus mixtus chromosome 9, fLabMix1.1, whole genome shotgun sequence includes the following:
- the ckmb gene encoding creatine kinase, muscle b — MAKNCHNDLKMKFSVDEEFPDLSLHNNHMAKVLTKEIYSKLRGKSTPSGFTVDDVIQTGVDNPGHPFIMTVGCVAGDEECYEIFKDLLDPIISDRHSGYKPTDKHKTDLNFENLKGGDDLDPNYVLSSRVRTGRSIKGFTLPPHNSRGERRGIEKLSIEALANLDGELKGKYYPLCGMTDAEQEQLIADHFLFDKPVSPLLTCAGMARDWPDGRGIWHNDNKTFLVWVNEEDHLRVISMQKGGNMKEVFRRFCTGLQKIEEIFKKHNHGFMWNEHLGYILTCPSNLGTGLRGGVHVKLPKLSTHAKFEEILTRLRLQKRGTGGVDTASVGGVFDISNADRLGSSEVDQVQLVVDGVKLMVEMEKKLEKGEAIDGMIPAQK, encoded by the exons ATGGCAAAGAACTGCCACAATGACCTGAAGATGAAGTTCTCTGTGGACGAGGAGTTCCCCGATCTCTCTCTCCACAACAACCACATGGCCAAG GTGCTGACCAAGGAAATCTACAGCAAGCTGAGGGGAAAGTCCACCCCCAGCGGCTTCACCGTGGATGACGTCATCCAGACCGGTGTTGACAACCCTG GTCACCCCTTCATCATGACTGTCGGCTGCGTTGCCGGTGATGAGGAGTGCTACGAGATCTTCAAGGATCTGTTGGACCCCATCATCTCCGACCGTCACAGTGGCTACAAGCCCACCGACAAGCACAAGACCGACCTGAACTTCGAGAACCTGAAG GGAGGTGACGACCTGGACCCCAACTACGTGCTGTCCAGCCGTGTCCGTACTGGCCGCAGCATCAAGGGATTCACCCTGCCCCCCCACAACAGCCGTGGAGAGCGCAGAGGAATTGAGAAACTGTCCATTGAGG cCCTGGCCAACCTGGACGGTGAGCTGAAGGGAAAGTACTACCCCCTGTGCGGCATGACCGATGCCGAGCAGGAGCAGCTGATCGCTGATCACTTCCTCTTCGACAAGCCTGTGTCCCCCCTGCTGACCTGCGCCGGAATGGCCCGTGACTGGCCCGACGGCAGAGGCATctg GCACAACGACAACAAGACCTTCCTGGTCTGGGTGAACGAGGAGGATCACCTGCGTGTCATCTCCATGCAAAAGGGAGGCAACATGAAGGAGGTCTTCAGACGCTTCTGCACTGGCCTGCAGAAG ATTGAGGAGATCTTCAAGAAGCACAACCACGGCTTCATGTGGAACGAGCATCTGGGCTACATCCTGACCTGCCCCTCCAACCTGGGAACCGGCCTGCGCGGTGGCGTGCACGTCAAGCTGCCCAAGCTCAGCACACATGCCAAGTTTGAGGAGATCCTGACCAGGCTGCGTCTGCAGAAGCGCGGCACAG gtGGTGTGGACACAGCCTCCGTGGGTGGCGTGTTCGACATCTCCAACGCTGACCGTCTGGGCTCCTCCGAGGTGGATCAGGTCCAGCTGGTGGTCGATGGTGTCAAGCTGATGGTTGAGATGGAGAAGAAGCTCGAGAAGGGAGAGGCCATCGATGGCATGATCCCCGCCCAGAAGTAA